The following coding sequences are from one Ancylobacter sp. TS-1 window:
- a CDS encoding DUF1467 family protein, producing MGITTYIAIYFIVWWVVIFAVLPFGVRSQHEDGAVEDGTEPGAPQRPLLLRKALITTVIAAAIVLTFAWAVETGRLHVDMFPMPFKVYDLK from the coding sequence ATGGGCATCACGACCTATATCGCGATCTATTTCATCGTCTGGTGGGTGGTGATCTTCGCCGTCCTGCCGTTCGGCGTGCGCTCGCAGCACGAGGACGGGGCGGTCGAGGACGGCACCGAGCCGGGCGCGCCCCAGCGTCCGCTGCTGCTGCGCAAGGCGCTCATCACCACGGTGATCGCCGCCGCCATCGTGCTGACATTCGCCTGGGCGGTCGAGACCGGCCGGCTGCACGTCGACATGTTTCCGATGCCGTTCAAGGTCTACGACCTGAAGTAG
- the mce gene encoding methylmalonyl-CoA epimerase, which yields MIGRLNHVAIAVPDLDAAIATYRDTLGGKVSAVVPQPEHGVNTVFVALPNTKVELLGALGENSPIAKFLERNPEGGIHHVCYEVDDILAARERLLAAGARVLGSGEPRIGAHGKPVLFLHPKDFLGTLVELEQA from the coding sequence ATGATCGGTCGTCTGAACCATGTGGCCATCGCCGTGCCCGATCTCGACGCCGCCATCGCCACCTATCGCGACACGCTGGGGGGCAAGGTGTCGGCCGTCGTTCCCCAGCCCGAGCACGGCGTGAACACCGTGTTCGTCGCGCTGCCCAACACCAAGGTGGAACTGCTCGGCGCGCTCGGCGAGAATTCGCCGATCGCCAAGTTTCTCGAGCGCAACCCCGAGGGCGGCATCCACCATGTCTGCTACGAGGTGGACGACATCCTTGCGGCGCGCGAGCGCCTGCTCGCCGCCGGCGCCCGCGTCCTCGGCTCGGGAGAGCCGCGCATCGGGGCCCATGGCAAGCCCGTGCTTTTCCTCCACCCGAAGGATTTTCTCGGCACCCTTGTCGAGCTGGAACAGGCCTGA
- a CDS encoding ribonuclease J has translation MNLGLYGLGPRNRRKWLAVDLGIAFASPEIPGIDIIMPDVSFLEDQAEAGNLVGLVITHGHEDHIGGLVDLWPRLGCTVYTTPFTHALAEVRRLGEPGAPKIPFHVVPTGGRTKIGPFDVEFLPVAHSIPDSHALAIRTPLGLVVHTGDWKIDPTPVVGNITDPARFSALGDEGVRAVVCDSTNAFRDGISPSETDVQQVLGEMIAAAPNRVAVTTFASNVARVRSIAEAAMKNGREVVLVGRAMERVVSVAREQHMLDGLPPFRPADAYGFLPRDKVVAILTGSQGEPRAALARIADDDHPEIALSPGDHVIFSSRTIPGNERAVNRIINALVLQGVKIITDRDALVHVSGHPRRGELEQMYQWLRPQVAIPVHGEPLHLAEHAELARRMGAREVVRIVDGDVVRLISADPSASAEVIEELPYGRLYKDGNVLISSAEPAVAERRRMSFAGLVSVAIAMTGKGDVVGDPMIDLSGLPQRGVGGKPLDEVVEDAVLDCLDSLPKPRRRDPDAVAESVTRAVRGSVNAAWGKKPLCHVLVITV, from the coding sequence ATGAATCTCGGGCTTTACGGTCTTGGCCCGCGCAACCGGCGCAAATGGCTGGCGGTGGATCTCGGCATTGCCTTCGCGTCGCCGGAGATTCCCGGCATCGACATCATCATGCCGGACGTGTCGTTCCTCGAGGACCAGGCGGAGGCGGGCAATCTGGTCGGCCTCGTCATCACGCACGGGCACGAGGACCATATTGGCGGGCTTGTCGACCTTTGGCCGCGTCTGGGCTGCACGGTCTACACGACGCCCTTCACCCATGCGCTCGCCGAGGTCCGGCGGCTGGGCGAGCCGGGCGCGCCGAAGATTCCCTTCCACGTCGTGCCGACCGGCGGGCGGACCAAGATCGGTCCCTTCGACGTCGAGTTCCTGCCCGTCGCCCATTCCATCCCCGACAGCCATGCGCTCGCCATCCGCACGCCGCTCGGCCTCGTGGTGCATACCGGCGACTGGAAGATCGACCCGACGCCGGTCGTGGGCAACATTACCGATCCGGCGCGCTTCTCGGCGCTGGGCGACGAGGGCGTGCGCGCGGTCGTCTGCGATTCCACCAACGCCTTCCGTGATGGCATCTCGCCGTCGGAAACGGATGTGCAGCAGGTGCTGGGCGAGATGATCGCCGCCGCCCCGAACCGGGTGGCGGTGACGACCTTCGCCTCCAACGTCGCGCGCGTGCGCTCCATCGCCGAGGCGGCGATGAAGAACGGCCGCGAGGTGGTGCTGGTCGGACGCGCCATGGAGCGCGTGGTCTCGGTGGCGCGTGAGCAGCATATGCTCGACGGCCTGCCGCCGTTCCGGCCGGCCGACGCCTATGGCTTCCTGCCGCGCGACAAGGTGGTCGCCATTCTCACCGGCAGCCAGGGCGAGCCGCGCGCGGCGCTGGCGCGCATCGCCGATGACGACCATCCCGAGATCGCGCTCTCGCCGGGCGATCATGTGATCTTCTCGTCGCGCACCATTCCGGGCAATGAGCGGGCGGTGAACCGCATCATCAACGCGTTGGTGCTTCAGGGTGTGAAGATCATCACCGACCGCGACGCGCTCGTGCACGTCTCCGGCCATCCGCGCCGGGGCGAACTGGAGCAGATGTACCAGTGGCTGCGGCCGCAGGTGGCGATCCCCGTGCATGGCGAGCCGCTGCATCTGGCCGAGCATGCCGAGCTCGCCCGCCGCATGGGCGCGCGCGAGGTCGTCCGCATCGTCGACGGCGACGTGGTGCGCCTCATCAGCGCCGATCCGTCCGCCTCCGCCGAGGTGATCGAGGAACTGCCTTACGGGCGGCTCTACAAGGACGGCAACGTGCTGATCAGCTCCGCCGAGCCGGCGGTCGCCGAGCGTCGGCGCATGTCCTTTGCCGGGCTGGTCTCGGTCGCCATCGCCATGACCGGCAAGGGCGATGTGGTGGGCGATCCGATGATCGACCTGTCCGGCCTGCCGCAGCGCGGCGTCGGCGGCAAGCCGCTCGACGAGGTGGTCGAGGATGCGGTGCTGGACTGCCTGGACAGCCTGCCCAAGCCGCGCCGGCGCGACCCGGACGCGGTCGCCGAATCCGTCACCCGCGCGGTGCGCGGCTCGGTCAACGCGGCCTGGGGCAAGAAGCCGCTCTGTCATGTGCTGGTGATCACGGTATGA
- a CDS encoding biotin--[acetyl-CoA-carboxylase] ligase, whose product MAPPSGATPVVRFETVGSTNAEALARMDGPSPCWFVAERQSGGRGRRGRPWASEPGNLYASLLLTDAGPASRQPELCFVAALALYDAVRAVSGIDPLRIGLKWPNDVMIDGAKLAGILLEGAVRPDGGIATVIGFGVNCAHHPADTPYPTTDLAAAGYPTEPPAMLAALDTAMRARLADWAGQGGFAGVREAWLLRATGIGRAVTVRLADRQIEGVFEALDPSGAMVLRRADGTRDKISAGDVFPSSTAAV is encoded by the coding sequence ATGGCGCCTCCCTCCGGTGCGACGCCGGTCGTCCGCTTCGAGACGGTCGGCTCCACCAATGCCGAGGCGCTGGCCCGCATGGACGGGCCGTCGCCATGCTGGTTCGTCGCCGAGCGCCAGAGCGGCGGGCGGGGCCGGCGCGGGCGCCCCTGGGCATCCGAACCCGGCAATCTCTATGCCTCCCTGCTGCTGACCGACGCCGGCCCGGCCTCGCGCCAGCCGGAGCTGTGCTTCGTGGCGGCGCTGGCCCTCTACGATGCCGTGCGGGCCGTCTCGGGCATCGACCCGCTGCGCATCGGCCTGAAATGGCCCAATGACGTGATGATCGACGGCGCCAAGCTGGCGGGCATCCTGCTGGAAGGGGCGGTACGCCCCGATGGCGGCATCGCCACGGTGATCGGCTTCGGCGTCAATTGCGCGCATCACCCGGCCGATACGCCTTATCCCACGACGGACCTCGCCGCGGCGGGCTATCCTACCGAACCGCCGGCGATGCTCGCCGCGCTCGACACCGCGATGCGCGCCCGGCTGGCCGACTGGGCCGGGCAGGGCGGTTTTGCCGGGGTGCGCGAGGCGTGGCTGCTGCGGGCGACCGGCATTGGCCGTGCTGTGACGGTGCGGCTGGCCGACCGGCAGATCGAAGGTGTATTCGAGGCGCTCGACCCGTCGGGTGCTATGGTGCTGCGCCGGGCGGACGGAACGCGCGACAAGATCAGCGCCGGCGACGTGTTCCCCTCGTCGACGGCGGCAGTGTGA
- the nuoN gene encoding NADH-quinone oxidoreductase subunit NuoN, whose protein sequence is MTLTLAALGPALPELLLAVSAILLLLFGAFVGPKSTDTVNGLALAALFAALVLVILGPAHASLFNGAFQVDEYSRFLKVLTLLGAGGALAMSVDWLKIEKQSRFEYAILVLLSTLGMMMLISAGDLIALYMGLELMSLALYVIAANNRDSVRSTEAGLKYFVLGALSSGMFLYGASLIYGFTGSVNFARIAEVAREPSLGLIFGIVFTFAGLCFKVSAVPFHMWTPDVYEGAPAPVTAFFAAAPKIAAMAVFVRFALEALPNVAHQWQQIVVFVSIASMALGSFAAIGQRNLKRLMAYSSIGHMGYALVGLAAGTEQGVRGVLIYLTVYMAMTLGTFACILSMRRKDGVVENYDELAGLARTSPVKAFFFAALMFSLAGIPPLAGFLAKYYVFLAAIEAGLYTLAVIGVLTSVVGAFYYLRIVKVMYFDEPAPAFEPMPSELRAVLAVSGLFTLLFFVYPGPILSAAGAAARALF, encoded by the coding sequence ATGACCCTTACCCTCGCCGCGCTCGGCCCCGCGCTGCCCGAACTGCTGTTGGCCGTTTCCGCCATCCTGCTGCTTCTGTTCGGCGCCTTCGTCGGTCCGAAGTCGACGGACACCGTGAATGGCCTCGCTCTGGCGGCGCTGTTCGCGGCGCTCGTGCTGGTCATCCTCGGGCCGGCGCATGCCAGCCTGTTCAACGGCGCGTTCCAGGTCGATGAATACAGCCGCTTCCTGAAGGTGCTGACGCTGCTCGGCGCCGGCGGCGCGCTGGCCATGTCGGTCGACTGGCTGAAGATCGAGAAGCAGAGCCGCTTCGAATACGCGATCCTTGTGCTGCTCTCGACGCTCGGCATGATGATGCTGATCTCGGCCGGCGACCTGATCGCGCTCTATATGGGCCTCGAACTGATGAGCCTGGCGCTCTATGTGATCGCGGCCAACAACCGCGACTCGGTGCGCTCGACCGAGGCGGGCCTGAAGTACTTCGTGCTCGGCGCGCTCTCCTCCGGCATGTTCCTCTACGGCGCGTCGCTCATCTACGGCTTCACCGGCTCGGTGAACTTCGCCCGGATCGCCGAGGTGGCGCGCGAGCCCTCGCTCGGCCTGATCTTCGGCATCGTGTTCACCTTCGCGGGCCTGTGCTTCAAGGTCTCGGCGGTGCCGTTCCACATGTGGACGCCTGATGTCTATGAGGGCGCCCCGGCGCCGGTGACGGCGTTCTTCGCCGCCGCCCCGAAGATTGCGGCCATGGCGGTGTTCGTGCGCTTCGCGCTGGAGGCGCTGCCCAACGTGGCGCATCAGTGGCAGCAGATCGTCGTCTTCGTCTCCATCGCCTCGATGGCGCTGGGCTCGTTCGCGGCCATCGGCCAGCGCAACCTCAAGCGCCTGATGGCCTATTCCTCGATCGGCCACATGGGCTACGCGCTGGTCGGCCTCGCCGCCGGCACCGAGCAGGGCGTGCGCGGCGTGCTGATCTACCTCACCGTCTACATGGCGATGACGCTGGGCACCTTCGCCTGCATCCTGTCGATGCGCCGCAAGGACGGCGTGGTCGAGAACTATGACGAATTGGCCGGGCTTGCCCGCACCAGCCCGGTGAAGGCGTTCTTCTTCGCCGCGCTGATGTTCTCGCTCGCCGGCATTCCCCCGCTGGCCGGCTTCCTCGCCAAGTACTACGTCTTCCTCGCGGCGATCGAGGCGGGGCTCTACACGCTCGCCGTCATCGGCGTGCTCACCAGCGTGGTCGGCGCGTTCTATTATCTGCGCATCGTCAAGGTGATGTACTTCGACGAGCCGGCGCCGGCCTTCGAGCCGATGCCGTCGGAGCTGCGGGCGGTGCTGGCGGTGTCGGGCCTGTTCACCCTGCTGTTCTTCGTCTATCCGGGCCCGATCCTGTCGGCGGCGGGTGCGGCGGCACGGGCGCTCTTCTGA
- a CDS encoding NADH-quinone oxidoreductase subunit M, with the protein MYDWPILSVVTFLPLVGALLIVLMIRGDDEVAQRNARWVALWATLVTFVISLLLLVGFDASGQEFQFVEHSPWLGEFAAYRMGVDGISMPFVLLTTLLMPMCILASWESIHVRVKEYMICFLVLETLMIGTFSSLDLLQFYFFFEGGLIPMFLIIGIWGGKRRIYATFKFFLYTLAGSVLMMLAIMAMYWQAGTTDIAALLKFDFPEGMQTWLWLAFFASFAVKMPMWPVHTWLPDAHVEAPTAGSVILAGILLKMGGYGFLRFSLPMFPDASAYFAPFVFTLSVIAIVYTSLVALMQEDIKKLIAYSSIAHMGYVTMGIFTLTQEGIQGAVFQMVSHGFVSGALFLCVGVIYDRMHTREIAAYGGIVHRMPIYATVFMVFTMANVGLPGTSGFIGEFLTLLAVFGRNTWVAFFATTGVILSAAYALWLYRRVIFGPLEKDSLKGLLDVTPREMASLVPLLFFTILFGVWPQPILDACDVAVSAIVARADVAAGAVKAAALVLH; encoded by the coding sequence ATGTACGACTGGCCCATTCTCTCCGTCGTCACCTTCCTGCCGCTCGTCGGCGCGCTGCTCATCGTCCTGATGATCCGTGGCGACGACGAGGTGGCGCAGCGCAACGCCCGCTGGGTGGCGCTGTGGGCGACCCTCGTCACCTTCGTCATCTCGCTGCTTCTGCTGGTCGGCTTCGATGCCTCGGGCCAGGAGTTCCAGTTCGTCGAGCACAGCCCGTGGCTCGGCGAGTTCGCCGCCTACCGCATGGGCGTCGACGGCATCTCGATGCCCTTCGTGCTGCTCACCACGCTGCTGATGCCGATGTGCATCCTCGCCAGCTGGGAGTCGATCCATGTGCGCGTCAAGGAGTACATGATCTGCTTCCTGGTGCTCGAGACGCTGATGATCGGCACCTTCTCGTCGCTGGACCTGCTGCAGTTCTACTTCTTCTTCGAAGGCGGCCTGATCCCGATGTTCCTCATCATCGGCATATGGGGCGGCAAGCGGCGCATCTACGCGACGTTCAAGTTCTTCCTCTACACGCTTGCCGGCTCGGTGCTCATGATGCTCGCCATCATGGCGATGTACTGGCAGGCCGGCACCACCGATATCGCGGCGCTGCTGAAGTTCGACTTCCCGGAGGGCATGCAGACCTGGCTATGGCTGGCCTTTTTCGCCTCCTTTGCGGTGAAGATGCCGATGTGGCCGGTGCACACCTGGCTGCCCGACGCCCATGTCGAGGCGCCCACCGCCGGCTCGGTCATCCTGGCGGGCATCCTGCTCAAGATGGGCGGCTACGGCTTCCTGCGCTTCAGCCTGCCCATGTTCCCGGACGCTTCGGCCTATTTCGCGCCGTTCGTCTTCACGCTCTCGGTGATCGCGATCGTCTACACCTCGCTGGTCGCCCTGATGCAGGAGGACATCAAGAAGCTGATCGCCTATTCGTCCATCGCCCATATGGGCTACGTGACCATGGGCATCTTCACGCTGACCCAGGAAGGCATCCAGGGCGCGGTGTTCCAGATGGTGAGCCACGGCTTCGTCTCGGGTGCGCTGTTCCTCTGCGTGGGCGTGATCTACGACCGCATGCACACCCGCGAGATCGCCGCCTATGGCGGCATCGTCCACCGCATGCCGATCTACGCCACGGTGTTCATGGTGTTCACCATGGCCAATGTCGGCCTGCCGGGCACCTCGGGCTTCATCGGCGAATTCCTGACGCTGCTGGCGGTGTTCGGGCGCAACACCTGGGTCGCCTTCTTCGCCACCACCGGCGTGATCCTCTCGGCCGCCTACGCGCTCTGGCTCTATCGCCGGGTGATCTTCGGGCCGCTGGAGAAGGACAGCCTCAAGGGGCTGCTCGACGTCACCCCGCGTGAGATGGCCTCGCTCGTCCCGCTGCTGTTCTTCACCATTCTGTTCGGTGTCTGGCCGCAGCCGATCCTCGATGCCTGCGACGTGGCGGTCAGTGCGATCGTCGCGCGCGCCGACGTCGCGGCCGGCGCCGTAAAGGCCGCCGCCCTCGTGCTGCACTGA
- the nuoL gene encoding NADH-quinone oxidoreductase subunit L, whose amino-acid sequence MYQAIVFLPLIGFVIAGLFGRLIGARASELITTGLLFVSAFFAWIVFFKTTFGGQDGVVELFTWFSSGGVDVTWAIRVDSLTAVMLILVTTVSSLVHLYSMGYMHEDPSRPRFFAYLSLFTFAMLMLVTSDNLVQLFFGWEGVGLASYLLIGFWYDKPSACAAAMKAFIVNRIGDFGFALGIFAVFLMTGSVAFEQVFAAAPSLMDKNILFLGHEWHAPTVICLLLFIGAMGKSAQLGLHTWLPDAMEGPTPVSALIHAATMVTAGVFMVARLSPLFELSQTALNVVLFVGASTAFFAATIGCVQNDIKRVIAYSTCSQLGYMFVGLGTGAYSVGVFHLLTHGFFKALLFLAAGSVITAMHHEQDMRHMGGLWRKIPFTYATMMIGGLALTGFPFTSGYFSKDAIIETAFVSHSPFATYAWVMTVAAAALTAFYTWRQMFMTFHGETRADHHTYDHAHESPLTMLIPLGVLSLGALFAGGILFPYFVGHDVDHFFREAIFMGPENKILEEMHHIPGWAKWAPTVMMALGFAFAYWMYIANTSVPKALAKQNDVLYRFLLNKWYFDEIYDFLFVRPIKWLGNFLWKQGDIRFIDGYGPNGVSARVIDVTHRVVRLQTGYLYHYAFVMLVGVAALITWFMFGGAH is encoded by the coding sequence ATGTATCAGGCGATCGTCTTTCTCCCCCTGATCGGCTTCGTCATCGCCGGCCTGTTCGGCCGGCTGATCGGCGCGCGCGCCTCGGAGCTGATCACGACCGGGCTGCTCTTCGTCTCGGCCTTCTTCGCGTGGATCGTGTTCTTCAAGACCACCTTCGGCGGACAGGACGGCGTGGTCGAGCTGTTCACCTGGTTCTCGTCCGGCGGCGTCGACGTGACCTGGGCGATCCGGGTCGACTCGCTCACCGCGGTCATGCTGATCCTCGTGACCACCGTGTCCTCGCTCGTGCACCTCTACTCGATGGGGTACATGCACGAGGATCCGAGCCGGCCGCGCTTCTTCGCCTATCTCTCGCTCTTCACCTTCGCCATGCTGATGCTGGTGACGAGCGACAACCTCGTGCAGCTCTTCTTCGGCTGGGAGGGCGTCGGTCTCGCCTCCTACCTGCTGATCGGCTTCTGGTACGACAAGCCCTCGGCCTGCGCCGCGGCGATGAAGGCGTTCATCGTCAACCGCATCGGCGATTTCGGCTTCGCGCTCGGCATCTTCGCCGTGTTCCTGATGACCGGCTCGGTCGCCTTCGAGCAGGTCTTCGCCGCCGCGCCCTCGCTGATGGACAAGAACATCCTGTTCCTCGGCCATGAGTGGCACGCGCCGACCGTCATCTGCCTGCTGCTGTTCATCGGCGCCATGGGCAAGTCGGCCCAGCTCGGCCTGCACACCTGGCTGCCGGACGCGATGGAAGGCCCCACCCCGGTCTCCGCGCTGATCCATGCGGCGACCATGGTGACGGCCGGCGTGTTCATGGTGGCGCGGCTGTCGCCGCTGTTCGAGCTGTCGCAGACCGCGCTCAACGTCGTGCTCTTCGTCGGCGCCTCGACCGCCTTCTTCGCGGCGACGATCGGCTGCGTGCAGAACGACATCAAGCGCGTCATCGCCTACTCGACCTGCTCGCAGCTCGGCTACATGTTCGTCGGCCTCGGCACGGGCGCCTATTCGGTCGGCGTGTTCCACCTGCTCACGCACGGCTTCTTCAAGGCGCTGCTGTTCCTCGCCGCCGGCTCGGTCATCACCGCCATGCACCATGAGCAGGACATGCGCCACATGGGCGGCCTGTGGCGGAAGATCCCGTTCACCTACGCCACCATGATGATCGGCGGCCTCGCGCTCACCGGCTTCCCCTTCACCTCGGGCTATTTCTCGAAGGACGCCATCATCGAGACCGCCTTCGTCAGCCACAGCCCATTCGCGACCTATGCGTGGGTGATGACGGTGGCGGCGGCGGCGCTCACCGCCTTCTACACCTGGCGGCAGATGTTCATGACCTTCCACGGCGAGACGCGGGCGGATCACCACACCTACGACCACGCCCATGAATCGCCGCTGACCATGCTGATCCCGCTCGGCGTGCTCTCGCTCGGCGCGCTGTTCGCCGGCGGGATCCTCTTCCCCTATTTCGTCGGCCACGACGTGGATCACTTCTTCCGCGAAGCGATCTTCATGGGGCCGGAGAACAAGATCCTCGAGGAGATGCACCACATTCCCGGCTGGGCCAAATGGGCGCCGACGGTGATGATGGCGCTGGGCTTCGCGTTCGCGTACTGGATGTACATCGCCAATACGTCGGTGCCGAAGGCGCTCGCGAAGCAGAACGACGTGCTGTACCGCTTCCTGCTCAACAAGTGGTACTTCGACGAGATCTACGACTTCCTGTTCGTGCGTCCGATCAAGTGGCTCGGCAACTTCCTCTGGAAGCAGGGCGACATCCGCTTCATCGACGGCTACGGCCCCAACGGTGTCTCGGCGCGGGTGATCGACGTCACCCACCGCGTCGTGCGGCTCCAGACCGGCTATCTCTACCACTACGCGTTCGTGATGCTGGTGGGCGTCGCGGCCCTCATCACGTGGTTCATGTTCGGGGGCGCGCACTGA
- the nuoK gene encoding NADH-quinone oxidoreductase subunit NuoK: protein MVIGLSHYLTVAAILFTLGTLGIFLNRKNVIVILMSVELILLAVNINLVSFSVFLGNIIGQVFALFVLTVAAAEAAIGLAILVVFYRNRGSIAVEDINTMKG from the coding sequence ATGGTGATCGGCCTTTCGCACTACCTGACCGTCGCCGCCATCCTGTTCACGCTGGGGACGCTGGGCATCTTCCTCAACCGGAAGAACGTCATCGTCATCCTGATGTCGGTGGAGCTGATCCTGCTGGCGGTGAACATCAACCTCGTCTCTTTCTCGGTCTTCCTCGGCAATATCATCGGCCAGGTCTTCGCCCTGTTCGTGCTGACGGTCGCCGCCGCCGAGGCCGCCATCGGCCTTGCCATCCTCGTGGTGTTCTACCGCAATCGCGGATCGATCGCCGTCGAGGACATCAACACCATGAAGGGCTGA
- a CDS encoding NADH-quinone oxidoreductase subunit J encodes MSLAALFFYLFAGVAVASAFMVIASRNPVHSVLFLILTFVNASGLFILIGAEYIAMLLIVVYVGAVAVLFLFVVMMLDVDFVELRQGFLQYLPVGALIGFIFLAELVLVVGSWSFGEGVTGAVAAKAPEVSNAVQIGRVLYTDYVYFFQAAGFILLVAMIGAIVLTLRHKENVKRQSIPVQNARTREMAIDVVKVPSGKGL; translated from the coding sequence ATGAGCCTCGCTGCGCTGTTCTTCTACCTGTTCGCGGGTGTCGCTGTCGCCTCGGCCTTCATGGTCATCGCGTCGCGCAACCCGGTGCACTCCGTCCTGTTCCTGATCCTGACCTTCGTGAACGCCTCCGGCCTGTTCATCCTGATCGGCGCCGAGTACATCGCGATGCTGCTGATCGTGGTCTATGTCGGCGCGGTCGCGGTGCTGTTCCTGTTCGTGGTGATGATGCTCGACGTCGATTTCGTCGAGCTTCGCCAGGGCTTCCTGCAGTACCTGCCGGTCGGCGCGCTGATCGGCTTCATCTTCCTCGCCGAGCTGGTGCTGGTGGTGGGGTCGTGGAGCTTCGGCGAGGGCGTCACCGGCGCGGTCGCCGCGAAGGCGCCCGAGGTTTCCAACGCGGTGCAGATCGGCCGCGTGCTCTACACGGACTATGTCTACTTCTTCCAGGCGGCCGGCTTCATCCTGCTGGTCGCCATGATCGGTGCCATCGTGCTGACCCTCCGCCACAAGGAGAACGTCAAGCGCCAGAGCATTCCGGTCCAGAATGCGCGCACCCGGGAGATGGCGATCGACGTCGTCAAGGTGCCCTCCGGAAAGGGGCTCTGA
- the nuoI gene encoding NADH-quinone oxidoreductase subunit NuoI produces MRLDLAARQLLLTEFVSAFFLAMRYFFKPKATLNYPFEKGPVSPRFRGEHALRRYPNGEERCIACKLCEAICPAQAITIEAGPRRNDGTRRTTRYDIDMVKCIYCGFCQEACPVDAIVEGPNFEFATETREELYYDKAKLLANGDRWEREIARNIALDAPYR; encoded by the coding sequence ATGAGGTTGGACCTGGCCGCACGCCAGCTGCTGCTCACCGAGTTCGTCTCGGCGTTCTTCCTGGCCATGCGCTATTTCTTCAAGCCGAAGGCGACGCTGAACTACCCGTTCGAGAAGGGGCCGGTCAGCCCGCGCTTCCGTGGCGAGCACGCGCTGCGCCGCTACCCGAACGGCGAGGAACGCTGCATCGCCTGCAAGCTGTGCGAGGCGATCTGCCCGGCGCAGGCCATCACCATCGAGGCCGGCCCGCGCCGCAACGACGGCACCCGCCGCACCACGCGTTACGACATCGACATGGTGAAGTGCATCTACTGCGGCTTCTGCCAGGAAGCCTGCCCGGTGGACGCCATCGTCGAGGGGCCGAACTTCGAGTTCGCCACCGAGACGCGCGAGGAACTCTATTACGACAAGGCCAAGCTGCTCGCCAACGGCGACCGCTGGGAGCGCGAGATCGCGCGCAACATCGCGCTTGACGCGCCGTACCGTTGA
- the nuoH gene encoding NADH-quinone oxidoreductase subunit NuoH: MSWLDTLIQVIIIVAQSLALLVGLLIVVAYVLLADRKIWAAVQLRRGPNVVGPFGLFQSFADLIKFVLKEPVIPDGSNKGVFLLAPFVTCLLALAAWAVVPIDAGWVVADINVGVLYIFAISSLGVYGVIMGGWASNSKYPFLSALRAAAQMVSYEVSIGFVIVTVLLCAGSLNLSAIVEAQNSEWGVLGWYWLPLFPMFVIFFISALAETNRPPFDLGEAESELVAGFMVEYGSTPYMMFMLGEYVAIMTMCALTTILFLGGWLPPVPMAPFTWVPGIVWFLLKVLLVFFMFAMVKAMVPRYRYDQLMRLGWKVFLPISLAMVVIVASVLHFGGFAAAGG, translated from the coding sequence ATGAGCTGGCTCGACACCCTCATCCAGGTGATCATCATCGTCGCCCAGAGCCTCGCGCTGCTGGTCGGCCTGCTGATCGTCGTCGCCTATGTGCTGCTGGCCGACCGCAAGATCTGGGCGGCCGTGCAGCTGCGCCGGGGCCCGAACGTGGTCGGGCCGTTCGGCCTGTTCCAGTCCTTCGCCGACCTCATCAAGTTCGTCCTCAAGGAGCCGGTCATTCCGGACGGCTCCAACAAGGGCGTGTTCCTGCTGGCCCCCTTCGTCACCTGCCTGCTGGCGCTCGCCGCCTGGGCGGTGGTGCCGATCGACGCCGGCTGGGTGGTGGCGGACATCAATGTCGGCGTGCTCTACATCTTCGCCATCTCGTCGCTCGGCGTGTATGGCGTGATCATGGGCGGCTGGGCCTCGAACTCGAAGTACCCCTTCCTGTCGGCGCTGCGCGCGGCGGCGCAGATGGTGTCCTACGAAGTCTCCATCGGCTTCGTCATCGTCACCGTGCTGCTGTGCGCCGGCTCGCTGAACCTCTCCGCCATCGTCGAGGCGCAGAATTCGGAATGGGGCGTGCTGGGCTGGTACTGGCTGCCGCTGTTCCCGATGTTCGTGATCTTCTTCATCTCGGCGCTGGCCGAGACGAACCGCCCGCCCTTCGATCTTGGCGAAGCGGAATCCGAGCTGGTGGCGGGCTTCATGGTGGAGTACGGCTCCACCCCGTACATGATGTTCATGCTCGGCGAGTACGTGGCGATCATGACCATGTGCGCGCTGACGACGATCCTCTTCCTCGGCGGCTGGCTGCCGCCGGTGCCGATGGCCCCCTTCACCTGGGTGCCGGGCATCGTCTGGTTCCTGCTCAAGGTTCTGCTGGTCTTCTTCATGTTCGCCATGGTGAAGGCAATGGTCCCGCGTTACCGCTATGACCAGCTCATGCGGCTCGGCTGGAAGGTGTTCCTGCCGATCTCGCTGGCGATGGTGGTGATCGTGGCCAGCGTGCTGCACTTCGGCGGCTTTGCGGCGGCGGGAGGCTGA